One window from the genome of Cucumis melo cultivar AY chromosome 12, USDA_Cmelo_AY_1.0, whole genome shotgun sequence encodes:
- the LOC103502215 gene encoding subtilisin-like protease SBT5.4, with translation MKLSISILIFFSFLLLISPAIAAKKSYVVLLGSHSHGLEVTEKDFESVVDSHHKLLGSFLRSDEKAKDSIFYSYKKHINGFAATLDDEDATRLANHPEVAAVLPNKPKDLYTTHSWEFMHLEKNGVVPPSSPWRMAKFGKDVIIANLDTGVWPESKSFGEHGIDGPAPSKWKGGCTDKSPDGVPCNKKLIGAKYFNKGYLEYLKSENSTVDLSSIINSTRDYDGHGSHTLSTAAGNYVFGASVFGSGIGTAKGGSPKARVAAYKVCWPFEQGGCFDADITEAFDHAIHDGVDVLSLSLGGDPIKYSEDSIAIASFHAVKKGIPVVCAVGNSGPTPKTASNTAPWILTVGASTLDREFYAPVVLQNGHRFMGSSHSKGLTGRKLYPLITGAQAKAGNANEDDAMLCKPETLDHSKVKGKILVCLRGETARLDKGKQAALAGAVGMILCNDKLSGSSIVPDFHLLPASHINYQDGQVLLSYINSARNPMGYLIPPLAKVNTKPAPTMAVFSSRGPNTISPEIIKPDVTAPGVNIIAAFSEAISPTRDASDNRTTPFITMSGTSMSCPHVAGLVGLLRNLHPDWSPSAIKSAIMTSSQVRDNTLNPMIDGGSLDLAPATPFAYGSGHINPTGAIDPGLVYDLSPNDYLEFLCASGYDEKTIRAFSDEPFKCPPASSVLNLNYPSIGVQNLKGSVSVTRKLKNVGSPGVYRAQILHPNGVVVSVKPRFLKFESVGEEKSFELTLAGVVPKDRVGYGALIWSDGRHVVRSPIVVSSGLF, from the exons ATGAAACTCTCTATTTCTATTCTTATTTTCTTCTCATTCCTTTTGTTAATATCACCCGCCATTGCTGCCAAGAAG TCTTATGTTGTGTTATTGGGATCTCATTCACATGGGTTAGAAGTTACAGAGAAAGATTTTGAAAGTGTAGTTGATTCCCATCACAAATTACTTGGATCCTTCTTGAGGAG TGATGAAAAGGCAAAAGATTCCATATTTTACTCCTATAAGAAGCATATAAACGGATTTGCAGCAACTCTGGATGACGAAGATGCAACCCGACTTGCAA ATCATCCAGAAGTAGCAGCAGTATTGCCAAACAAACCAAAAGATTTATACACAACACATTCATGGGAATTTATGCATTTGGAGAAAAATGGTGTGGTTCCCCCTTCTTCTCCTTGGCGGATGGCCAAATTTGGAAAAGACGTCATTATCGCCAATCTTGACACCG gTGTATGGCCAGAGTCAAAGAGTTTTGGAGAACATGGCATAGATGGACCTGCTCCATCAAAGTGGAAAGGAGGTTGTACTGATAAATCCCCCGATGGAGTGCCTTGTAACAAAAAATTAATCGGAGCAAAGTACTTCAACAAGGGTTACCTCGAGTACTTGAAATCTGAAAATTCTACTGTTGACCTCTCATCTATCATCAACTCCACTCGTGACTACGACGGTCATGGCTCCCACACACTATCCACAGCTGCTGGCAACTATGTGTTCGGCGCCAGCGTGTTTGGGTCGGGTATCGGAACAGCGAAAGGAGGATCTCCAAAGGCTCGTGTTGCTGCTTATAAGGTTTGTTGGCCATTCGAGCAAGGCGGTTGCTTTGATGCTGACATCACTGAGGCATTTGACCATGCCATCCACGATGGTGTCGACGTTCTTTCACTCTCCCTTGGCGGTGATCCCATCAAATACTCCGAGGATTCCATCGCCATTGCCTCCTTCCATGCAGTGAAGAAGGGAATCCCTGTCGTGTGCGCTGTCGGGAACTCCGGTCCCACACCGAAGACGGCTTCTAATACTGCTCCTTGGATTTTGACTGTTGGTGCAAGTACTTTGGATCGTGAATTTTATGCTCCTGTTGTGCTTCAAAATGGTCATCGCTTCATG GGTTCAAGTCATTCAAAAGGACTAACGGGAAGGAAGCTATACCCATTGATAACCGGAGCTCAGGCAAAAGCGGGTAACGCCAACGAGGACGATGCCATGCTATGCAAGCCCGAAACATTGGACCACTCAAAAGTGAAAGGGAAGATATTGGTTTGCTTGAGAGGAGAAACGGCAAGGTTGGACAAAGGAAAACAAGCGGCCCTTGCCGGTGCTGTTGGAATGATTTTATGCAACGATAAGCTCAGTGGGTCTTCAATCGTCCCCGATTTTCACCTTCTTCCAGCTTCTCATATCAATTACCAAGATGGTCAAGTTCTTCTATCTTACATCAACTCCGCCAG AAATCCAATGGGGTATTTAATCCCACCATTGGCAAAAGTTAACACCAAACCAGCTCCCACTATGGCGGTCTTCTCATCCCGAGGACCCAATACTATTTCACCAGAGATTATCaag CCTGATGTGACCGCTCCAGGAGTAAACATAATTGCGGCATTTTCAGAAGCTATAAGTCCAACACGCGATGCATCTGACAACAGAACAACTCCATTCATTACAATGTCAGGTACCTCCATGTCTTGCCCCCACGTCGCTGGCCTCGTCGGCCTTCTCCGAAATCTCCACCCGGATTGGAGCCCCTCTGCCATTAAATCTGCCATCATGACCTCCTCCCAAGTTCGTGACAACACATTGAACCCCATGATCGATGGGGGATCTCTTGACCTCGCCCCTGCCACTCCATTTGCATATGGCTCCGGCCACATCAACCCTACTGGAGCCATTGACCCCGGCCTTGTCTACGACCTCTCCCCCAACGACTACTTGGAATTCCTCTGCGCCAGCGGCTACGACGAGAAGACCATTCGTGCATTCTCTGATGAACCTTTCAAATGTCCTCCTGCTTCGTCTGTTTTGAACCTTAATTACCCTTCCATTGGGGTTCAAAATTTGAAAGGTAGTGTGAGTGTCACTAGAAAACTGAAGAACGTTGGCAGTCCGGGAGTTTATAGAGCCCAAATTCTCCACCCCAACGGAGTTGTGGTTTCTGTGAAGCCCAGATTTTTGAAGTTTGAGAGTGTTGGAGAAGAGAAGAGCTTTGAATTGACGCTCGCTGGAGTTGTGCCAAAGGATCGGGTAGGTTACGGCGCTTTGATTTGGAGTGATGGCAGACACGTTGTCAGGAGTCCCATTGTTGTTTCTTCGGGATTATTCTGA